From endosymbiont of Galathealinum brachiosum, one genomic window encodes:
- a CDS encoding YihA family ribosome biogenesis GTP-binding protein: protein MVNHYRTASFLTSASKASQFPEHDMLEVGFAGRSNAGKSSAINTLCDQKALARTSKTPGRTQLINFFPVNEEHCLVDLPGYGYAKVPEKMRKEWQKLMESYLGERKQLRGLVIIMDIRHPLKDYDVQMLEWCEEMGTPAHVLLTKADKLKKGAASKQLLGVRKALKDEEFDVTVQMFSALKKTGMEELQKVLNGWLGVVV, encoded by the coding sequence ATGGTCAACCATTATCGCACCGCATCCTTTTTAACCAGTGCAAGCAAAGCCAGTCAGTTTCCAGAGCATGACATGTTAGAAGTCGGTTTTGCCGGACGCTCAAATGCGGGTAAATCGAGTGCAATCAATACCTTATGCGATCAGAAAGCGCTAGCTCGTACGAGTAAAACACCAGGACGGACTCAGTTAATAAACTTTTTTCCTGTGAATGAAGAGCATTGTCTGGTGGATTTACCCGGTTATGGTTATGCAAAAGTACCGGAAAAAATGCGCAAAGAATGGCAAAAGTTAATGGAATCGTATTTGGGTGAAAGAAAACAGCTTCGTGGTCTGGTTATTATTATGGACATACGTCACCCCTTAAAAGATTATGATGTGCAAATGCTTGAATGGTGTGAAGAAATGGGAACACCGGCTCATGTGTTATTAACGAAAGCAGATAAGTTAAAGAAAGGTGCGGCGAGTAAACAACTGTTGGGCGTCAGAAAAGCGCTTAAAGATGAAGAGTTTGATGTAACTGTGCAGATGTTTTCGGCGTTGAAGAAAACAGGAATGGAAGAGTTACAGAAGGTGTTGAATGGCTGGCTTGGAGTTGTTGTTTAA
- a CDS encoding cytochrome c4, whose translation MNFKSLLALFGLTVGLNATAIAADLKAGEETAGAICAGCHMPDGNSVVDMFPKLAGQHAQYLTKQLKDYKSGARTDDTMTGMAATLATDDDIENVAAFFASKEGTVATADDAKVALGKAIYRGGNTTTHLPACMGCHGTNGSGNPAAKFPALAGQHATYTINQLNAFRDGKRANDSNHMMRFVANKMTVAEIEAVANYIAQLK comes from the coding sequence ATGAATTTTAAATCTCTGCTTGCACTATTTGGCCTGACTGTTGGCCTAAACGCGACAGCAATTGCAGCTGACCTTAAAGCTGGTGAAGAAACAGCTGGTGCTATCTGTGCAGGTTGTCATATGCCTGACGGAAACAGTGTGGTTGATATGTTTCCAAAACTGGCTGGCCAGCATGCTCAGTACCTTACTAAGCAACTTAAAGATTATAAGAGCGGTGCTCGTACAGACGATACAATGACGGGCATGGCAGCAACACTTGCAACTGATGACGATATTGAAAATGTTGCTGCTTTCTTTGCAAGTAAAGAAGGTACCGTGGCAACAGCAGATGACGCCAAGGTTGCACTAGGTAAAGCAATTTACCGTGGTGGTAATACAACAACTCATCTACCTGCATGCATGGGCTGCCATGGCACAAATGGATCAGGCAACCCGGCTGCTAAGTTCCCTGCATTAGCGGGTCAGCATGCAACTTATACAATTAACCAGTTAAATGCTTTCCGTGATGGCAAACGTGCAAACGACAGTAACCACATGATGCGTTTTGTAGCTAACAAAATGACGGTTGCTGAAATAGAAGCCGTAGCTAACTATATTGCTCAATTGAAATAA